The region TGTGGGCCCACAAGGCTTAAAAAATTATTATTTTAAGGAATTCAAAAAAATAACACCCTATGACACGACGGGAAATGTCATATTCTCTAAATATCCTATAATCAATTCAGGAGTTGTAGATACAGGAAAATACTTAAACACTAAAGCAATATTTGCAGACCTCAAGCTCGGCCAAAAAATATTTCGGGTATACTGCATCCATTTAGCCGCTGTAACAATTAAAACCAAAGAAAAAGGACGCATGCTGGACGGAAAAGTTGATGTCGAAAAATCGTCTTTCATTGTGAACAAACTGGAAAGTGCCTTTTTAAATAGAAGTTTTCAAGTCGCTAAGATAAAACGACATATAGAAAAATGCCCTTATCCTTACGTCATTACAGGAGACTTTAATGACACACCTAATTCTTATGCTGTGAACGAGTTGGGTGATGGGTTAAAAAACGCATTTGATGAAAAAGGGGCCGGATTTGAAACCACCTACTACAGCTCTTATCCCCTACACATTGATTATATTTTTCTAACCCAGCAATTTGAGGTGCTAAATTATTCGGAAATTGACAAGAAGGTATCGGACCACAAAGCGCTGGTAAGTGACGTAAAATTGAAATAATTATCACAAAAAATTGTCAACAAACTTCCCCATCACATTATCTACGTTTAAATATTCGAGGGCGTATTTTCTTGCATTTTCACGTTTTCTCTGCAACTCGCCATCAAGTTTTATGTCCAAAATTTGTTTAACAAGAATATCTTGCATGTCCTTGTCTTGAGATTTAACGACATAGCCGAAGTCGTACGCTGTAACCATCTCGTGTAAAGATGTGCCTTCGGAGGCTGTAACGATGCTTGCACCTCCTACAGCTAATATGGTTGTAAGTTTAGAAGGCATTACTAGATCACCTGCATCT is a window of Mucilaginibacter terrenus DNA encoding:
- a CDS encoding endonuclease/exonuclease/phosphatase family protein; the encoded protein is MKSNKNKTKRFLLIDKVVLALNLIVSIALIISYFAPSTDPRDSTFVALLGFGMNILIIANASFIVYWAFRKPLLMLIPVLCILIGFQFISSQIGFNSKTNIGSKAAPDVIRIMHFNVREFRGIDKFADLPIENEVFDIIKNVQPDVLNMVEFSKRKANKDSISQQLVGPQGLKNYYFKEFKKITPYDTTGNVIFSKYPIINSGVVDTGKYLNTKAIFADLKLGQKIFRVYCIHLAAVTIKTKEKGRMLDGKVDVEKSSFIVNKLESAFLNRSFQVAKIKRHIEKCPYPYVITGDFNDTPNSYAVNELGDGLKNAFDEKGAGFETTYYSSYPLHIDYIFLTQQFEVLNYSEIDKKVSDHKALVSDVKLK